A stretch of the Massilia varians genome encodes the following:
- a CDS encoding reverse transcriptase-like protein — MSCPPPDHAALLAAAFKEELAASRKLAARTGVPEAEALRATLTLRAGVAGLDRLLAARAAERLRSEHGATARRALAAAALARRGGANPPTPAWRARFDGSARPNPGRCGIGAVLEGPGGLRIELSRDAGHGNSSEAEYLALLAVLEAAIAHGVPELAIEGDSQVVIDDVHAPDSASAPALRAYRARARALLARLPGSTLRWIPRHKNLEADALSQRAVPPPPTMETHAPDQERTED; from the coding sequence ATGTCCTGTCCTCCTCCCGACCACGCCGCCCTGCTTGCCGCCGCCTTCAAGGAAGAACTCGCCGCCAGCCGCAAGCTCGCCGCCCGCACCGGGGTGCCGGAAGCCGAAGCGCTGCGCGCCACCCTGACCCTACGCGCCGGCGTGGCCGGGCTCGACCGGTTGCTGGCCGCGCGCGCCGCCGAGCGCCTGCGCAGCGAGCACGGCGCCACGGCGCGGCGCGCCCTGGCCGCGGCGGCGCTGGCCCGGCGCGGCGGGGCGAACCCTCCCACGCCCGCATGGCGCGCCCGCTTCGACGGTTCGGCCCGGCCCAATCCGGGCCGCTGCGGCATCGGCGCCGTGCTCGAAGGGCCCGGCGGACTGCGCATCGAGCTGTCGCGCGATGCCGGCCATGGCAACAGCAGCGAAGCGGAATACCTGGCCCTGCTGGCCGTGCTCGAAGCGGCCATCGCGCATGGCGTGCCGGAGCTTGCCATCGAGGGCGACAGCCAGGTCGTGATCGACGACGTCCATGCGCCCGACAGCGCCAGTGCCCCGGCGCTGCGCGCCTACCGCGCGCGGGCGCGCGCCCTGCTCGCCCGCCTGCCGGGCAGCACGCTGCGCTGGATTCCGCGCCACAAGAACCTGGAAGCGGACGCGCTGTCGCAGCGCGCCGTTCCTCCCCCACCGACCATGGAAACGCATGCACCCGACCAAGAACGAACCGAAGACTGA
- a CDS encoding PEP-CTERM sorting domain-containing protein yields MTYLKKIASACAVAVAFTAGSATAAPIVLDFEGIGDFVAIHNFYNGGTDGNGATGTDYGVSFSQDSVALTDSDAGGYGTLAGMPSGLGVLTFFSGAAAVMNVAAGFDTRLGFHYAAGDPGFVRVFDGLNGSGNLLGQLALGTNLDNCLDVDNLFCNFSPVELLFDGTARSVAFGGPAGWLVFDDVSFGAAEDEPAPVPEPATLALSMLGLAGLAAARRKAR; encoded by the coding sequence CGTCGCCGTTGCGTTCACCGCTGGCAGCGCGACCGCCGCCCCGATCGTCCTGGACTTCGAAGGGATCGGTGATTTCGTTGCGATTCATAACTTTTACAACGGCGGCACCGACGGCAACGGCGCCACCGGCACCGATTACGGTGTCAGCTTCTCCCAGGATAGCGTGGCCCTGACCGATTCCGATGCCGGCGGCTACGGCACGCTGGCCGGCATGCCCTCTGGGCTCGGCGTGCTGACCTTCTTCAGCGGCGCCGCGGCGGTCATGAACGTGGCGGCCGGCTTCGATACCCGCCTCGGTTTCCACTACGCGGCTGGGGATCCCGGGTTCGTCCGTGTGTTCGACGGCCTGAACGGAAGCGGCAATCTGCTCGGCCAGCTCGCACTCGGCACGAACCTTGACAACTGCCTGGACGTGGACAACCTGTTCTGCAATTTCAGCCCGGTCGAACTCCTGTTCGACGGCACCGCGCGCTCGGTGGCCTTCGGCGGCCCTGCAGGCTGGCTGGTGTTCGACGACGTCAGCTTCGGCGCCGCCGAGGACGAACCGGCCCCGGTTCCCGAGCCGGCGACGCTGGCGCTGTCGATGCTGGGCCTGGCCGGATTGGCTGCCGCGCGGCGCAAGGCGCGCTAA
- a CDS encoding HD domain-containing protein has product MHPTKNEPKTDLATWRPRLAALAAGSSGGDGAHDSAHLERVWRNAQALLAQHPQADALVVMAACYLHDLVNLPKNDPDRAQASTRSAQLARHQLAWMNFPPERLDAVAHAIAAHSFSANIPAETLEAKIVQDADRLDGLGAVGLARMFYIAGRMGTGLAHPSDPLGSAREFDDRSYALDHIMVKLARLPGMMQTEAGRALAEERLARLMAFREEFARENGAPGSA; this is encoded by the coding sequence ATGCACCCGACCAAGAACGAACCGAAGACTGATCTGGCCACCTGGCGCCCACGCCTGGCCGCGCTGGCCGCGGGCAGCAGCGGCGGCGACGGCGCCCACGACAGCGCCCACCTCGAGCGCGTCTGGCGCAATGCCCAGGCGCTGCTGGCGCAGCACCCGCAAGCCGACGCCCTGGTCGTGATGGCCGCCTGCTACCTGCACGACCTGGTCAATCTGCCGAAGAACGACCCGGACCGCGCCCAGGCCTCGACCCGCTCGGCCCAGCTGGCGCGCCACCAGTTGGCGTGGATGAACTTCCCGCCCGAGCGCCTCGACGCCGTCGCCCATGCCATCGCCGCGCACAGCTTTTCCGCCAACATTCCGGCCGAGACGCTGGAAGCGAAGATCGTGCAGGATGCCGATCGCCTGGACGGCCTCGGCGCGGTCGGCCTGGCGCGCATGTTCTACATCGCCGGCCGCATGGGGACAGGCCTGGCCCACCCCAGCGATCCGCTCGGCAGCGCGCGCGAATTCGACGACCGCAGCTACGCGCTCGACCACATCATGGTCAAGCTGGCCAGGCTGCCGGGCATGATGCAGACCGAGGCCGGGCGCGCCCTGGCCGAGGAAAGGCTGGCGCGGCTGATGGCCTTCCGCGAGGAGTTCGCGCGCGAAAACGGCGCTCCCGGAAGCGCCTGA
- a CDS encoding penicillin-binding transpeptidase domain-containing protein, producing MDSFAAGRTARRRARNLRLGAGPGRRVRLPVTPWLLLACAAALLGAIVLAKAARTLASSSAHAAAGESPALSAFQPLLGGVTVRVPREPGIEIVQHGASALVVASQMRLAPPVRVDLCAQPVRIGYPFSEAAAAGPARSVLLAAPGSAMPRVDLRVDARGAVRLAWNAGSGRAAWVGDAGNGGVVRGARGAGLLGTSGWLVWRDGALRLTRRASSGCPSAGELLVQRAAVGQGAAGALVQAFGPGTALPALQLSAGEHRVPAKPPRGLEDALLFEQLQARGLVRLGSDGLAEVAPRDLATWTMASPDARAPLPDWEQARLDEEGRKLLVRLYYRADGAFVREQLRVFNSERRLLAWRVRAHSRQLWQASVGGVPVAQDDGLPVAAMRLFARLPEGWAPWARVGAWDGGGHAATARLSLDTAAPTELLLAGRLRRVEGASASVSGVCDGRACRERDAVQRVLLTPLPGAQRIVLEVEPLELARLSGKADAAYRHVRAEGGRLAWQALHGSHAAARPALAEVRLSARNGESLWTDGRPSAAAQAAGLAPLLGVHRDHASSVAGMLARLPGSRHAARLSLDLPLQEAAQAVLDCVGLRQGRWDGKRCLGAGSVPDGRQAGLVLLDAGNGDVLAAAGGGTGAADASRWPEIRDFDRADPARSPLRLPAFQHDGGARRAPGSTFKVVTALGLEAAARGDARLQQLLAGMPLGAIDAMAGEAGYGFRTGAPSYPQAGGARITNFREQLAGSRAVEGRFGLAQALAHSVNTWFAWTAELGDHSLGGAPQGGVPGVREIEPGALDALRPVAGMARRLGFGTPLRLDGGLLPPDFAWSAWDALQASASMLDPIQTRHEVRQMAIGLRMQATPLQMALAAAAVGQGRIVTPRLLLELDGRKAAAEPGAELGVRLDRVRAGMKGVIDGGTAAGAFRGKEFDGLQAGLFGKTGTAPTGEDGMATVWFMGWLEPGSLPGQTRRLAFAVFVSESRLTGGAHAAPVLAGLLRSMQAQSLEQKGD from the coding sequence ATGGATTCCTTCGCCGCCGGCCGCACGGCGCGGCGGCGCGCGCGCAACCTGCGGCTCGGCGCCGGGCCCGGTAGAAGGGTTCGGCTGCCGGTCACACCGTGGTTGCTGCTGGCCTGCGCCGCGGCGCTGCTCGGCGCCATCGTGCTGGCGAAGGCGGCGCGCACGCTGGCATCTTCCAGCGCGCACGCGGCGGCGGGCGAGTCGCCGGCGCTGTCCGCGTTTCAGCCGCTGCTGGGCGGCGTGACCGTGCGCGTGCCGCGCGAGCCCGGCATCGAGATCGTCCAGCACGGCGCCAGCGCGCTGGTGGTCGCCTCGCAGATGCGCCTGGCGCCTCCGGTGCGGGTCGACCTGTGCGCGCAGCCGGTGCGCATCGGCTATCCCTTCTCCGAGGCGGCCGCAGCGGGGCCGGCGCGCAGCGTGTTGCTGGCCGCGCCGGGCTCCGCCATGCCGCGTGTGGACCTGCGCGTCGACGCCAGGGGCGCCGTGCGGCTGGCCTGGAATGCGGGGAGCGGCCGGGCCGCCTGGGTCGGCGACGCCGGCAATGGCGGCGTCGTGCGCGGCGCGCGTGGCGCAGGCCTGTTGGGCACGTCGGGCTGGCTGGTGTGGCGCGACGGCGCGCTCAGGCTGACGCGGCGGGCCAGCAGCGGCTGTCCCTCGGCCGGCGAACTGCTGGTGCAGCGCGCGGCCGTCGGCCAGGGCGCGGCCGGCGCACTGGTGCAGGCCTTCGGCCCCGGCACGGCGCTGCCGGCGCTGCAGCTTAGCGCCGGCGAACATCGGGTGCCGGCCAAGCCACCGCGCGGCCTGGAAGACGCCTTGCTGTTCGAGCAACTGCAGGCGCGCGGACTGGTCCGCCTGGGAAGCGACGGCCTGGCCGAGGTGGCGCCGCGCGACCTGGCCACCTGGACGATGGCCAGCCCCGACGCACGCGCGCCGCTGCCGGACTGGGAACAAGCGCGCCTCGACGAGGAAGGCCGCAAGCTGCTGGTGCGCCTGTACTACCGCGCCGACGGCGCCTTCGTGCGCGAGCAGCTGCGCGTGTTCAACAGCGAGCGCCGCCTGCTGGCCTGGCGCGTGCGCGCGCACAGCCGGCAGCTGTGGCAAGCCAGCGTCGGCGGCGTGCCGGTGGCGCAGGACGACGGTCTGCCGGTGGCCGCCATGCGCCTGTTCGCGCGCCTGCCGGAAGGCTGGGCGCCGTGGGCGCGGGTGGGGGCCTGGGACGGCGGCGGCCACGCCGCGACTGCGCGCCTGAGCCTGGACACGGCCGCACCGACCGAACTGCTGCTGGCCGGCCGACTGCGCCGCGTAGAGGGAGCGAGCGCCTCCGTGAGCGGCGTGTGCGACGGGCGCGCCTGCCGCGAGCGCGACGCCGTCCAGCGCGTGCTCCTGACGCCCCTGCCGGGCGCGCAGCGCATCGTGCTCGAGGTCGAGCCGCTCGAACTGGCCCGGCTCTCGGGCAAGGCCGACGCCGCCTACCGCCACGTGCGCGCCGAGGGCGGCCGCCTGGCCTGGCAGGCGCTGCACGGGTCGCACGCCGCGGCGCGCCCGGCCCTGGCCGAGGTCCGGCTCAGCGCCCGTAATGGCGAAAGCCTGTGGACGGATGGCAGGCCCAGCGCCGCGGCCCAGGCCGCCGGCCTGGCGCCGCTCCTGGGCGTGCATCGCGACCATGCGTCCAGCGTGGCCGGCATGCTGGCCCGGCTGCCGGGCAGCCGCCACGCGGCGCGCCTGAGCCTGGACCTGCCCCTGCAGGAAGCGGCCCAGGCGGTGCTGGATTGCGTCGGCCTGCGCCAGGGTCGCTGGGACGGCAAGCGCTGCCTCGGCGCGGGCAGCGTCCCGGACGGGCGCCAGGCCGGCCTGGTGCTGCTCGATGCCGGCAATGGCGACGTGCTGGCCGCGGCCGGCGGCGGCACGGGTGCGGCGGACGCGTCGCGCTGGCCGGAAATCCGCGACTTCGATCGTGCCGATCCCGCGCGCAGCCCCTTGCGCCTGCCGGCCTTCCAGCACGACGGCGGCGCTCGGCGTGCGCCCGGCTCGACCTTCAAGGTGGTCACGGCCCTCGGACTGGAGGCGGCCGCGCGTGGCGACGCCCGCCTGCAGCAGCTGCTGGCCGGCATGCCCCTGGGGGCGATCGACGCCATGGCGGGCGAGGCGGGCTACGGTTTTCGCACCGGCGCGCCCAGCTATCCGCAAGCAGGGGGCGCGCGCATCACCAACTTTCGCGAACAGCTGGCCGGCAGCCGCGCGGTCGAGGGCCGCTTCGGGCTGGCCCAGGCGCTGGCGCACAGCGTGAACACCTGGTTCGCCTGGACCGCCGAACTGGGCGACCATAGCCTGGGCGGCGCGCCGCAGGGCGGAGTGCCGGGCGTGCGCGAGATCGAGCCTGGCGCGCTGGATGCGCTGCGCCCGGTCGCCGGCATGGCGCGCCGGCTCGGTTTCGGCACGCCGCTGCGCCTCGACGGCGGCCTGCTGCCGCCGGACTTCGCCTGGTCCGCCTGGGATGCGCTGCAGGCCAGTGCGTCCATGCTGGACCCGATCCAGACCCGCCATGAGGTGCGCCAGATGGCGATCGGCCTGCGCATGCAGGCGACGCCGCTGCAGATGGCGCTGGCCGCCGCCGCGGTCGGGCAGGGCCGGATCGTGACGCCGCGCCTGCTGCTGGAGCTGGACGGACGCAAGGCGGCAGCCGAACCGGGCGCGGAACTGGGCGTGCGCCTCGACCGGGTGCGGGCCGGCATGAAGGGCGTGATCGATGGCGGCACCGCGGCCGGGGCGTTTCGCGGCAAGGAGTTCGACGGCTTGCAGGCCGGCCTGTTCGGCAAGACCGGCACCGCGCCGACCGGCGAGGATGGCATGGCAACCGTCTGGTTCATGGGCTGGCTGGAACCGGGCAGCCTGCCGGGCCAGACCCGCCGGCTCGCCTTTGCCGTCTTCGTCAGCGAGTCCAGGCTGACGGGCGGCGCCCATGCTGCACCGGTCCTTGCCGGCTTGTTGCGTTCCATGCAAGCGCAATCCCTCGAACAGAAGGGGGATTGA